One stretch of Eupeodes corollae chromosome 2, idEupCoro1.1, whole genome shotgun sequence DNA includes these proteins:
- the LOC129945135 gene encoding uncharacterized protein LOC129945135 yields the protein MSKNGACDVCTEADSTDDMVCCDMCDIWVHYGCAGVDDSVKNRKWFCLKCKSDLARSLKTVRNVANAQKSTPTLAGQVEDIMVAPRSGRSVGSVLSRQMVDLELLRLEEQKSLEKSLLEERERKEQEYITRKYELLKLKQQHKGSNSLSRSDSCSGEVRLKAVANDVESVVRRTKDWVAQARLGTQEDKSKEITIKQMASRKSISGDLPFFSGKSDEWPLFISCYRNSTALCNFSNEENLVRLQKALKGKAFQAVSSQLMLPASVPTVLSTLELLFGRPEYIVEDLIKKVEIFPAPRMERLETIISYALAIKNLSSTMEASDLTDHMNNPVLLKKLIDKLPSAMKLEWAMGLQASDVEQNIRGFGEWMYRRAEAAAVVTRYADDGNKMDKRSGHVHTHVQADNGSEAACAKEGSRPKCYVCGQSHRILDCDAFNKLSVKDRQKLVTEKALCMCLKHSKRVRCNNMKECGIGGCRLKHHALLHSGGGKDVGACYSHQNDKEKGTLFRILPVVLHGNGKDIHTYAFLDSGSSLTLLEESIAQKLNLKGTPKPLCLRWTANSTRREEESEVVSLSISAKGAEKEKSSSVRLNGVRTVKSLALPSQSLSQEFIDKFHHLKGLPLLPYSKAECGILIGLNNEKAALALKVREGKWNEPIALKTRLGWCISGGSESDYQSYGNFQICECEEDLHELVKRHFVLEDSGVSQVQVRTESKDDLRAKEILAATTKRVDGSFECGLLWRYEDFSMPNSYHMALKRLCCLEKKVRSDPMVISNINQQVASLVQKGYARRCNKEEEDYSSSSRTWYLPIFIVTNPNKPGKIRLVWDAAASANGVSLNKMLLKGPDQLKELPEVLYGFRSNKVAICGDIEEMFHQVRVRKDDQCAQRFLWRNGEENRKPDIYQMEVLTFGASCSPSIALHVKDSNAAEFSEKYPRAVESIIKHHYIDDLLDSVSTVGEAVQLAKDVREIHSKAGFRMRSWMSNSSEVLKSLGQPIEDGSRVIDCGNENNIAKVLGLWWLPTDDVFTFSLKFIKTHEDVLSGSRLPTKRELLRILMSIFDPLGFLAFYLVRIKVLLQDVWRRKLEWDDQIEGSLATKWESWRRILSKVEHVRIPRCYNTLSMSDGVSVQLHIFMDASEDAFAAVAYLRFCDSFSTECTLVGAKNKVTPLLPVSIPRLELQAALLGARLAKTIVKGHGFTIDRKFFWTDSKTVLQWLRADAKMYKPFVMFRIGEIQEKTKVDEWRWVPTNLNVADEATKWTKEPCFDPNSRWFTAPGFLLQPEEYWPKEVTCKQKDVCEEELRPKYVMVMRENVSQMEKGIQELVIDFNRFSTWERLRKVVSWIVRYCQNLQRKAKARAMDTDPISIEPSSDELVMGNIRSDEMQNAEVILWRMAQWAEFADELAMLKRGDQIPKTSEIYKLNPCIDDDGILRLEGRIDYADFVKEETRRPILLSRKNRVSFLIIDFYHRKFKHLCDATVYNEVRQRYYIPALRTLVRSVRTQCGHCIIKSATPQFPQMAQLPRARLGPFRRPFTFVGVDYFGPILVVHGRSQVKRWGVLFTCLTSRAIHIEVAFSLSTDSCILSIQRFIARRGKPSEFYSDNGTNFVGAEKELKDQFQLINKNALLSKFTSPHTKWYFNPPAAPHMGGSWERLIGTVKKILREVMGNRRLNDETFQSALIEIEAVVNSRPLTYVTLGPDDEEALTPNHFILGSSNGNKGLVNDNDRELMSRKDWRQIQQIANIFWKRWVREYLPTLTKRTKWFQKAEPVKTGDVVLIIDENLPRCTWPKGIITSTVISKDGQVRRATVKTASGVFDRPVARLALLNISHTTESKTAVGGAPLLGGGNVADVEQKRTRYLNRPRIEI from the coding sequence ATGTCCAAGAATGGTGCCTGCGATGTCTGTACGGAAGCAGACTCTACGGACGACATGGTGTGCTGTGATATGTGCGACATCTGGGTGCATTATGGATGTGCAGGAGTTGACGATTCGGTAAAGAATCGTAAATGGTTCTGCCTTAAATGCAAGTCAGATTTAGCCAGGTCTTTGAAGACGGTTAGAAACGTCGCAAACGCACAAAAAAGCACACCAACATTGGCGGGGCAGGTCGAGGACATCATGGTAGCACCAAGAAGTGGACGTAGCGTTGGTTCTGTTCTCAGCAGGCAGATGGTAGACCTTGAATTGCTTCGACTGGAGGAGCAAAAGAGTCTGGAAAAAAGTCTGTTGGAGGAAAGAGAACGGAAGGAGCAGGAGTACATCACAAGAAAGTACGAGCtactaaaacttaaacaacaacacaaaGGCAGCAACAGCTTGTCGAGAAGCGATAGTTGTTCGGGCGAGGTTCGCCTCAAGGCTGTTGCAAATGACGTGGAGTCAGTTGTTCGTCGCACTAAGGACTGGGTAGCACAGGCGAGATTGGGAACTCAAGAAGACAAGTCTAAGGaaataacaattaaacaaaTGGCGTCAAGGAAAAGTATATCCGGGGATTTGCCTTTCTTCTCAGGTAAATCAGATGAATGGCCTCTATTTATAAGTTGCTATCGAAACAGCACTGCCTTGTGCAACTTTTCCAATGAGGAGAATTTGGTTCGGCTGCAAAAGGCGCTGAAAGGTAAAGCGTTTCAAGCAGTGAGCAGTCAGTTAATGCTTCCTGCATCTGTGCCAACAGTTTTGTCCACTCTGGAATTGTTATTTGGTCGACCAGAGTATATTGTTGAGGATCTTATAAAGAAGGTGGAGATTTTTCCAGCCCCAAGAATGGAGCGCCTGGAAACAATAATATCATATGCTCTGGCCATTAAGAATTTGAGTTCCACTATGGAGGCGTCTGACCTGACAGACCACATGAATAATCCAGTATTGCTCAAAAAGCTTATAGACAAGCTACCTTCGGCCATGAAATTGGAGTGGGCCATGGGGTTACAGGCAAGTGACGTTGAGCAAAACATAAGAGGATTTGGCGAGTGGATGTACAGGAGGGCAGAGGCAGCAGCTGTGGTAACGAGGTATGCAGACGATGGCAATAAGATGGACAAGCGTTCGGGACATGTACACACGCATGTACAGGCAGACAATGGATCTGAGGCTGCATGTGCTAAAGAGGGATCTAGACCGAAGTGTTACGTCTGTGGACAAAGTCATCGAATATTAGATTGCGATGCATTTAACAAGCTCTCTGTTAAAGATCGTCAGAAGCTTGTTACAGAGAAGGCACTGTGCATGTGTCTTAAGCATTCGAAACGAGTACGGTGCAACAATATGAAAGAGTGTGGCATTGGAGGCTGTAGGCTGAAACATCATGCGCTGTTGCATTCTGGAGGTGGTAAAGATGTGGGTGCATGCTACTCTCATCAGAACGACAAAGAAAAGGGAACGCTATTCCGAATTTTGCCAGTGGTGTTGCATGGCAATGGAAAGGATATTCATACGTATGCCTTTTTGGATAGCGGGTCTTCCCTCACGCTGCTAGAGGAATCAATAgcgcaaaaattaaatttgaaaggtACTCCTAAACCGTTGTGCCTCAGATGGACAGCCAATTCCACTCGTCGTGAAGAAGAGTCTGAAGTTGTGTCGTTATCGATTTCGGCAAAAGGTGCTGAAAAGGAGAAGTCTTCGAGCGTGCGGTTAAATGGGGTGAGAACAGTCAAGTCGCTTGCCCTACCATCACAATCTTTGTCACAGGAGTTTATAGACAAGTTCCATCATCTCAAGGGGCTGCCGTTGTTGCCATACAGCAAGGCTGAATGTGGAATTTTAATTGGACTGAATAACGAAAAGGCAGCTTTGGCATTGAAAGTTCGGGAAGGCAAGTGGAATGAACCAATTGCTCTGAAAACTAGATTGGGTTGGTGTATCAGTGGTGGTAGCGAAAGCGATTACCAATCTTATGGTAACTTCCAGATTTGCGAGTGCGAGGAGGATCTACACGAATTGGTCAAGCGACATTTTGTTTTGGAAGACAGTGGTGTTTCTCAAGTTCAAGTTCGAACGGAGTCAAAAGATGACTTGAGAGCAAAAGAAATTCTCGCAGCTACAACCAAGCGAGTCGATGGTTCCTTTGAGTGCGGACTTCTGTGGCGGTATGAAGACTTTAGTATGCCGAATAGTTATCATATGGCTCTTAAGCGCCTCTGctgtttggaaaaaaaggtACGTTCTGATCCTATGGTTATTTCCAACATCAACCAACAGGTCGCCAGCTTGGTGCAAAAGGGCTATGCGAGAAGATgtaataaagaagaagaagattatTCATCATCGTCGAGGACTTGGTATCTGCCGATATTCATCGTTACAAATCCAAACAAGCCTGGCAAGATTCGGTTAGTTTGGGACGCAGCGGCCTCAGCCAATGGTGTCTCGCTGAACAAGATGCTATTAAAGGGTCCTGACCAATTGAAAGAGCTTCCTGAAGTTTTATATGGATTCCGATCGAATAAAGTGGCGATTTGTGGTGACATAGAGGAAATGTTCCACCAAGTACGAGTACGCAAGGATGACCAGTGTGCCCAACGTTTTCTTTGGCGCAATGGTGAAGAAAATCGCAAACCAGACATCTATCAAATGGAGGTACTTACCTTTGGAGCTTCATGTTCTCCGAGCATAGCGTTACACGTCAAAGATTCAAACGCTGCTGAGTTTTCCGAGAAGTATCCACGAGCTGTGGAGAGCATTATTAAACACCATTACATAGACGATTTATTGGATAGTGTATCCACTGTTGGCGAGGCTGTGCAACTGGCCAAAGACGTGCGAGAGATCCATTCTAAGGCGGGATTTCGAATGAGAAGTTGGATGTCAAATTCATCGGAGGTCcttaagtctcttggacaaCCTATAGAAGATGGAAGCCGGGTCATAGATTGTGGgaacgaaaacaatattgctAAGGTCTTAGGCTTATGGTGGCTTCCAACTGATGACGTATTCACCTTTTCATTGAAGTTTATCAAAACACACGAGGATGTTTTGTCTGGATCCAGATTGCCTACGAAGCGTGAGTTACTTAGAATTTTAATGTCTATTTTTGATCCTCTAGGTTTCTTGGCCTTTTACTTGGTGAGGATCAAAGTACTTCTCCAAGACGTTTGGCGGCGGAAACTAGAATGGGATGACCAAATCGAAGGCTCATTAGCAACCAAATGGGAGTCATGGCGGCGAATCTTGTCAAAAGTGGAGCATGTGCGAATTCCAAGATGCTACAACACATTATCAATGAGCGATGGTGTTTCAGTGCAGTTGCACATATTTATGGACGCCAGTGAAGACGCATTCGCAGCTGTGGCATATCTGAGGTTCTGTGATAGTTTTTCAACGGAATGTACACTGGTCGGAGCAAAGAACAAAGTAACCCCACTGCTCCCAGTTTCAATTCCACGGCTGGAGCTCCAGGCAGCCTTGTTAGGTGCCCGACTTGCTAAGACGATTGTTAAGGGTCATGGTTTCACAATAGACAGGAAGTTCTTTTGGACAGACTCAAAAACTGTTTTACAGTGGTTGCGCGCTGATGCGAAAATGTATAAGCCATTCGTGATGTTTCGCATCGGGGAGATAcaagagaaaacaaaagttGATGAGTGGCGATGGGTACCCACTAACTTGAATGTCGCGGACGAAGCAACAAAATGGACAAAGGAACCTTGTTTTGATCCGAATAGTAGATGGTTTACAGCACCAGGGTTTTTGCTCCAGCCGGAGGAGTATTGGCCTAAGGAAGTTACCTGCAAACAAAAAGACGTCTGTGAAGAAGAGCTACGACCTAAATACGTAATGGTGATGCGAGAGAACGTGAGCCAGATGGAAAAGGGAATCCAAGAATTGGTAATAGACTTTAATCGTTTTTCTACATGGGAGCGTCTCCGCAAAGTGGTGTCATGGATTGTCAGATATTGTCAAAATCTTCAAAGGAAAGCAAAAGCAAGGGCGATGGACACTGATCCGATTTCGATAGAGCCATCATCCGATGAATTGGTAATGGGAAATATTCGGTCAGACGAGATGCAAAATGCGGAGGTAATCTTATGGAGAATGGCGCAGTGGGCTGAGTTCGCGGACGAGTTGGCAATGCTTAAAAGGGGTGACCAGATTCCGAAAACGAGTGAAATATACAAACTTAACCCTTGTATTGATGATGATGGAATTCTGCGCCTAGAAGGACGAATTGACTACGCAGATTTTGTTAAAGAAGAAACCAGGCGACCAATACTTCTATCAAGAAAAAATAGGGTGAGCTTTCTGATTATAGATTTCTAccatagaaaatttaaacaccTTTGTGATGCTACAGTATACAATGAGGTTAGGCAACGATATTATATACCTGCATTAAGAACATTAGTTAGGTCAGTTAGAACTCAATGTGGCCACTGCATTATAAAAAGTGCAACACCGCAGTTTCCTCAGATGGCGCAGTTACCTCGAGCTCGTCTTGGACCGTTTAGAAGGCCGTTTACATTTGTTGGTGTCGACTATTTCGGGCCAATTTTGGTTGTGCATGGCCGAAGTCAAGTCAAACGTTGGGGTGTCTTATTTACGTGTCTCACTAGCAGAGCGATTCATATAGAAGTGGCGTTTTCTCTGTCGACAGATTCTTGCATCTTGAGTATCCAGCGTTTCATTGCAAGAAGAGGAAAGCCATCTGAGTTCTATTCAGACAATGGAACGAACTTTGTTGGCGCGGAAAAAGAGCTAAAAGACCAGTTCCAGCTAATTAACAAGAATGCTCTACTTTCCAAGTTTACATCTCCACATACGAAATGGTACTTCAATCCTCCAGCAGCTCCACACATGGGAGGCAGTTGGGAGCGACTAATCGGTACAGTGAAGAAGATCCTCAGAGAAGTCATGGGAAACAGGCGGCTGAATGATGAAACTTTCCAATCAGCGTTAATCGAAATAGAAGCAGTGGTGAACTCACGTCCTCTTACTTATGTTACTTTGGGACCTGACGATGAAGAAGCGTTGACACCGAACCATTTTATTCTTGGGTCATCAAATGGAAATAAGGGACTTGTAAACGATAATGATCGTGAGCTTATGTCACGTAAGGATTGGCGGCAGATACAACAGATTGCAAACATTTTCTGGAAGCGATGGGTGCGTGAGTACCTACCAACTCTTACAAAACGTACAAAATGGTTTCAGAAGGCTGAACCAGTGAAGACGGGCGACGTTGTTCTGATCATCGATGAAAATTTGCCGAGGTGTACTTGGCCAAAGGGGATCATTACCAGTACAGTCATTTCCAAGGATGGTCAGGTGAGAAGGGCGACAGTGAAGACGGCAAGTGGTGTTTTTGATCGACCGGTGGCAAGGTTAGCTTTGTTAAACATCAGTCATACTACAGAGAGCAAGACAGCAGTTGGAGGAGCTCCCTTGCTGGGTGGGGGAAATGTTGCTGATGTAGAACAAAAAAGGACAAGATACTTGAACAGGCCCAGGATTGAAATCTGA
- the LOC129946639 gene encoding phosphomannomutase, with the protein MSKLERNEILLLFDVDGTLTFPRTVIKPEFEEFFYSKVQPRATIGIVGGSDLEKMFEQLNGKKILEKFDFIFPENGLVQIEAGKEVGKQSIQEHLGEKTLQRFINYVLKYLSELELPIKRGTFLEFRNGMMNICPIGRQCTREERNMFAEYDNQHGVRKAMINALTREFADVDLTYSIGGQISFDVFPHGWDKTYCLRHIEKFHNFEEIHFFGDKTEPGGNDYEIFVDPRTIEHKVETPDDTRRILTELLGL; encoded by the coding sequence atgtCCAAATTAGAACGCAATGAGATCCTACTTCTTTTCGACGTCGATGGGACCCTTACCTTCCCACGCACAGTAATAAAACCCGAATTCGAGGAATTCTTTTACTCGAAAGTGCAACCCCGAGCAACAATTGGCATTGTGGGTGGCTCTGATTTAGAAAAGATGTTCGAACAATTAAATGGCAAGAAGATTTTAGAGAAATTCGATTTCATATTCCCAGAAAATGGATTAGTTCAAATAGAAGCCGGTAAAGAAGTTGGAAAACAATCGATTCAAGAGCACTTGGGTGAGAAAACCCTACAACGATTCATTAATTATGTGTTGAAATATCTATCGGAGCTGGAATTACCAATCAAGAGGGGCACGTTCCTGGAATTCCGCAATGGCATGATGAACATCTGTCCAATTGGCCGTCAATGTACGAGAGAAGAGCGTAATATGTTTGCCGAGTACGATAATCAACATGGAGTTCGAAAGGCGATGATAAACGCACTTACTCGCGAATTCGCCGATGTTGATCTGACCTACAGCATCGGAGGGCAGATAAGCTTTGACGTGTTTCCACATGGTTGGGATAAGACCTATTGTCTGCGACACATCGAGAAGTTTCACAATTTCGAAGAGATTCACTTCTTCGGAGACAAAACCGAACCTGGTGGCAACGACTATGAGATTTTCGTAGATCCACGAACAATTGAGCATAAAGTTGAGACCCCCGACGATACCAGAAGAATCCTCACGGAATTGCTTGGTTTGTAA
- the LOC129946638 gene encoding kelch domain-containing protein 4, with protein MGKKDKNKKKGKGAEKTAMKTDKKNAAKQKKLLEKIGEADIAQVVANLEAEQARLKTVIETTCLPPTPRSSFTLVAHPEKEELIMFGGEFFNGQKICIYNDLFFYNIAKNEWKQIQSPGGPTPRSGHQMVSVASDGGQLWLFGGEHASPSQLQFYHYKDLWVMSLKTKSWEKITAPNAPSPRSGHRMVASKKKLFIFGGFHDNNQSYKYHNDVHIFSLESYTWLKFEVQGAIIPPPRSACCMAPCPDGKILIWGGYSKSNVKKDVDRGITHTDMYLLNPDKYTPNQKFKWTTVKAGGINPLPRSSVGCAVAATNKAYCFGGVMDIEEDEEDLRGQFGSDLYCLDLASPTWRLIEVNKTPKSSKEDDDMEDATEVPAAQTTTDGVFTITVGGSSSGAPKMPSLFGKAPSNKSVPSPRMNPGLCVCKGTLYMFGGIFEEDNKQYTYNDFYSLDLHKIGAWKTIIPNNLNPHDWIDSDSDGSSSSENSDEEDTSTDSGSDMDTD; from the exons atgggcaaaaaagataaaaacaagaaaaaaggcAAAGGAGCTGAGAAAACTGCAATGAAAACAGACAAGAAGAATGcagcaaaacaaaagaaacttcTTGAGAAAATCGGCGAA GCAGACATTGCCCAAGTTGTAGCAAATTTAGAAGCCGAACAGGCCCGGCTGAAGACAGTAATTGAAACAACATGTCTTCCACCCACACCCAGGTCGAGTTTCACTCTTGTCGCTCATCCGGAAAAAGAGGAATTGATTATGTTCGGAGGAGAATTCTTTAATGGACAGAAAATCTGCATTTATAATGACTTATTCTTCTACAACATTGCCAAGAACGAATGGAAGCAAATTCAATCACCTGGCGGACCAACACCCAGAAGTGGTCATCAAATGGTGTCCGTTGCTAGTGATGGTGGACAGCTATGG ttatttggAGGAGAACATGCAAGTCCTTCTCAGTTACAATTCTACCACTACAAGGATCTCTGGGTTATGagcttgaaaacaaaatcatgGGAAAAGATTACCGCGCCCAATGCACCTAGTCCCCGAAGTGGGCACCGGATGGTAGCGtccaaaaagaaattgtttatcTTTGGCGGTTTCCATGATAACAACCAATCATACAAATATCACAACGACGTTCATATATTTTCTCTGGAATCATACACTTGGTTGAAATTTGAAGTTCAGGGAGCGATCATTCCACCTCCACGGTCGGCGTGTTGTATGGCTCCTTGTCCGGATGGAAAAATCCTCATTTGGGGGGGTTATTCGAAGTCAAATGTGAAAAAAGACGTCGACCGGGGAATCACGCACACGGATATGTATCTACTTAATCCTGATA aatATACACCGAACCAAAAATTCAAATGGACCACCGTCAAGGCAGGCGGAATAAATCCTTTGCCCCGAAGTAGTGTTGGCTGTGCTGTAGCGGCAACCAACAAAGCTTATTGTTTTGGTGGAGTTATGGATATCGAAGAGGATGAGGAAGATCTTCGTGGACAATTTGGAAGTGATCTTTATTGCCTCGACCTTGCGTCACCTACTTGGAGACTtattgaagtcaataaaactcCAAAGTCAAGCAAAGAAGATGACGACATGGAGGACGCAACAGAAGTTCCTGCTGCACAGACAACCACAGATGGTGTTTTCACAATCACAGTTGGTGGTTCTTCCTCAGGCGCTCCTAAGATGCCAAGTTTATTCGGCAAAGCTCCTTCCAACAAATCTGTACCCTCTCCGAGAATGAACCCGGGACTTTGTGTTTGCAAAGGGACACTCTACATGTTTGGAGGAATATTCGAAGAGGATAACAAACAATACACGTACAATGACTTCTACTCCCTCGACTTGCATAAAATAGGCGCATGGAAAACAATAATTCCCAATAACTTGAATCCTCATGATTGGATTGATTCCGATAGCGATGGAAGTTCTTCATCAGAGAATAGTGACGAAGAGGATACGAGCACTGACTCTGGATCCGATATGGATACAGATTGA